One genomic region from Salvia hispanica cultivar TCC Black 2014 chromosome 2, UniMelb_Shisp_WGS_1.0, whole genome shotgun sequence encodes:
- the LOC125208675 gene encoding uncharacterized protein LOC125208675 isoform X1, producing the protein MFVASLPSDSAMNDQQSDMRSDSSVVVQPVAGAAWRGRFSIPCLNLDIHVAAHVSSKACLKVSEVASTMPKSLCLEMVPRIDTWPASFKGSPPTEHSIALFFFSKGRDEEVLDNLVTHAICTDFALKSMIGEAELLIFTSVQLPQNRHRLQEKPYFWGVFRGQQGSVSPQSDYVHGQTLSPNSGYPKSFNLKGCPGTFPSKNSPLTQSSKADRRGRRLDDAWQHAKPLDLLRQKAECRYCGFVSSHGGISRLKAHLGGGSPGLRLPSCENVSLEVKKDMAEWFSEWVKNTKALWTKAIRAESAGYVDKRGVVSCYASQGRAKPIDVPFQLTDCKYPGDESLPGGILHHKVHLGGGSKMQQEDWYKLSPEIKGSMSDWVKDLAASRTKKSKAAGEQPERRGRPLDDAWGHAKPLDDARQKTRCNHCGFVSTYGGISRLKAHLGGGSPQMQLQSCPQVPLEVKRVMEQWFSEWSKNSAAAWTRNSNATPGRPSKRSKLDDAWEHAMQLDETGEALRCKHCGFVSKCGGIARLRAHLSGGDRTMQVECCPNVSPEIRNLMASGKKKLKKNSEGVPRVTFAGAFEGIPRTSSELQSADKKRFVLEETLDEISNTGVRGRLKRLIEAKNAKVEEMQFEVSSLQMQLASMP; encoded by the exons ATGTTCGTAGCTTCTCTCCCATCG GATTCAGCAATGAATGACCAGCAAAGTGACATGCGATCTGATTCCAGTGTAGTTGTACAACCAGTTGCTGGTGCAGCGTGGAG AGGGAGGTTTAGTATCCCCTGTCTAAATTTAGACATCCATGTAGCTGCTCATGTCTCCAGTAAAGCATGCTTGAAAGTATCGGAGGTAGCCAGTACAATGCCCAAGTCATTATGCTTGGAAATGGTTCCACGTATTGATACATGGCCAGCATCCTTTAAAGGTTCACCACCTACTGAACACAGTATCGcgctctttttcttttctaaggGAAG AGATGAAGAAGTTCTTGATAACCTGGTGACTCATGCAATCTGCACGGACTTTGCTCTCAAATCAATGATAGGAGAAGCAGAGTTGCTAATATTTACTTCAGTTCAACTGCCACAGAACCGTCACA GATTGCAGGAGAAACCTTATTTCTGGGGAGTTTTCAGGGGACAGCAAGGTTCTGTTTCTCCTCAATCTGATTATGTGCATGGTCAAACGTTATCTCCAAACTCAGGCTACCCCAAGAGCTTTAACTTGAAGGGTTGTCCCGGAACCTTTCCAAGCAAGAACAGTCCTT TAACACAATCATCTAAAGCTGATAGAAGAGGAAGACGTTTAGATGATGCTTGGCAACATGCCAAGCCATTGGACTTACTAAGACAAAAGGCAGAGTGCCGGTATTGTGGTTTTGTTTCTTCACATGGGGGCATTTCACGCCTTAAGGCACATTTAGGGGGAGGCAGCCCTGGACTCCGCCTACCAAGCTGCGAGAATGTGTCTCTTGAAGTGAAAAAGGACATGGCTGAGTGGTTTAGTGAATGggtaaaaaatacaaaagccCTTTGGACGAAAGCAATTAGAG CAGAATCTGCAGGATATGTTGATAAAAGGGGAGTAGTGTCTTGCTATGCTTCTCAGGGACGTGCTAAGCCAATAGATGTACCGTTTCAGCTGACAGATTGCAAATATCCAGGCGATGAATCTTTGCCTGGAGGTATTTTACATCATAAGGTACATTTAGGTGGAGGATCAAAAATGCAGCAGGAGGATTGGTATAAGTTGTCACCTGAAATAAAAGGAAGCATGTCTGATTGGGTAAAAGATTTGGCAGCCTCTAGGACGAAAAAATCCAAag CAGCTGGTGAACAACCTGAGAGAAGGGGAAGACCGCTAGATGATGCTTGGGGCCATGCAAAGCCATTGGACGATGCTAGGCAAAAGACAAGGTGCAATCATTGTGGCTTTGTTTCGACTTATGGGGGCATTTCACGTTTAAAGGCCCATTTGGGTGGAGGATCTCCTCAAATGCAGCTGCAAAGTTGCCCTCAGGTTCCATTAGAAGTTAAGAGAGTTATGGAACAATGGTTCAGTGAGTGGTCAAAAAACTCAGCAGCTGCTTGGACACGGAACTCTAATG CAACTCCTGGCAGACCTTCCAAGAGGAGCAAGCTAGATGATGCATGGGAACATGCTATGCAGCTTGATGAAACAGGAGAGGCTTTAAGGTGCAAGCATTGTGGTTTTGTTTCTAAATGTGGAGGAATTGCTCGGTTGAGGGCTCATCTGAGTGGAGGTGATCGCACAATGCAGGTGGAATGTTGCCCTAATGTATCTCCTGAAATTAGAAATTTGATGGCTTCCGGGAAAAAGAAACTCAAGAAAAACTCGGAAGGTGTACCCCGGGTGACCTTTGCAGGCGCATTTGAAG GGATCCCGAGGACATCAAGCGAATTGCAATCTGCTGACAAGAAACGCTTCGTTCTCGAAGAAACTCTCGATGAGATCTCGAATACAGGTGTGAGAGGGAGACTGAAAAGATTAATAGAAGCAAAGAATGCAAAGGTGGAAGAGATGCAATTTGAAGTGAGTTCACTTCAGATGCAGTTAGCTTCAATGCCATAG
- the LOC125208675 gene encoding uncharacterized protein LOC125208675 isoform X3 — protein sequence MFVASLPSDSAMNDQQSDMRSDSSVVVQPVAGAAWRGRFSIPCLNLDIHVAAHVSSKACLKVSEVASTMPKSLCLEMVPRIDTWPASFKGSPPTEHSIALFFFSKGRDEEVLDNLVTHAICTDFALKSMIGEAELLIFTSVQLPQNRHRLQEKPYFWGVFRGQQGSVSPQSDYVHGQTLSPNSGYPKSFNLKGCPGTFPSKNSPLTQSSKADRRGRRLDDAWQHAKPLDLLRQKAECRYCGFVSSHGGISRLKAHLGGGSPGLRLPSCENVSLEVKKDMAEWFSEWVKNTKALWTKAIRAESAGYVDKRGVVSCYASQGRAKPIDVPFQLTDCKYPGDESLPGGILHHKVHLGGGSKMQQEDWYKLSPEIKGSMSDWVKDLAASRTKKSKAGEQPERRGRPLDDAWGHAKPLDDARQKTRCNHCGFVSTYGGISRLKAHLGGGSPQMQLQSCPQVPLEVKRVMEQWFSEWSKNSAAAWTRNSNATPGRPSKRSKLDDAWEHAMQLDETGEALRCKHCGFVSKCGGIARLRAHLSGGDRTMQVECCPNVSPEIRNLMASGKKKLKKNSEGVPRVTFAGAFEGIPRTSSELQSADKKRFVLEETLDEISNTGVRGRLKRLIEAKNAKVEEMQFEVSSLQMQLASMP from the exons ATGTTCGTAGCTTCTCTCCCATCG GATTCAGCAATGAATGACCAGCAAAGTGACATGCGATCTGATTCCAGTGTAGTTGTACAACCAGTTGCTGGTGCAGCGTGGAG AGGGAGGTTTAGTATCCCCTGTCTAAATTTAGACATCCATGTAGCTGCTCATGTCTCCAGTAAAGCATGCTTGAAAGTATCGGAGGTAGCCAGTACAATGCCCAAGTCATTATGCTTGGAAATGGTTCCACGTATTGATACATGGCCAGCATCCTTTAAAGGTTCACCACCTACTGAACACAGTATCGcgctctttttcttttctaaggGAAG AGATGAAGAAGTTCTTGATAACCTGGTGACTCATGCAATCTGCACGGACTTTGCTCTCAAATCAATGATAGGAGAAGCAGAGTTGCTAATATTTACTTCAGTTCAACTGCCACAGAACCGTCACA GATTGCAGGAGAAACCTTATTTCTGGGGAGTTTTCAGGGGACAGCAAGGTTCTGTTTCTCCTCAATCTGATTATGTGCATGGTCAAACGTTATCTCCAAACTCAGGCTACCCCAAGAGCTTTAACTTGAAGGGTTGTCCCGGAACCTTTCCAAGCAAGAACAGTCCTT TAACACAATCATCTAAAGCTGATAGAAGAGGAAGACGTTTAGATGATGCTTGGCAACATGCCAAGCCATTGGACTTACTAAGACAAAAGGCAGAGTGCCGGTATTGTGGTTTTGTTTCTTCACATGGGGGCATTTCACGCCTTAAGGCACATTTAGGGGGAGGCAGCCCTGGACTCCGCCTACCAAGCTGCGAGAATGTGTCTCTTGAAGTGAAAAAGGACATGGCTGAGTGGTTTAGTGAATGggtaaaaaatacaaaagccCTTTGGACGAAAGCAATTAGAG CAGAATCTGCAGGATATGTTGATAAAAGGGGAGTAGTGTCTTGCTATGCTTCTCAGGGACGTGCTAAGCCAATAGATGTACCGTTTCAGCTGACAGATTGCAAATATCCAGGCGATGAATCTTTGCCTGGAGGTATTTTACATCATAAGGTACATTTAGGTGGAGGATCAAAAATGCAGCAGGAGGATTGGTATAAGTTGTCACCTGAAATAAAAGGAAGCATGTCTGATTGGGTAAAAGATTTGGCAGCCTCTAGGACGAAAAAATCCAAag CTGGTGAACAACCTGAGAGAAGGGGAAGACCGCTAGATGATGCTTGGGGCCATGCAAAGCCATTGGACGATGCTAGGCAAAAGACAAGGTGCAATCATTGTGGCTTTGTTTCGACTTATGGGGGCATTTCACGTTTAAAGGCCCATTTGGGTGGAGGATCTCCTCAAATGCAGCTGCAAAGTTGCCCTCAGGTTCCATTAGAAGTTAAGAGAGTTATGGAACAATGGTTCAGTGAGTGGTCAAAAAACTCAGCAGCTGCTTGGACACGGAACTCTAATG CAACTCCTGGCAGACCTTCCAAGAGGAGCAAGCTAGATGATGCATGGGAACATGCTATGCAGCTTGATGAAACAGGAGAGGCTTTAAGGTGCAAGCATTGTGGTTTTGTTTCTAAATGTGGAGGAATTGCTCGGTTGAGGGCTCATCTGAGTGGAGGTGATCGCACAATGCAGGTGGAATGTTGCCCTAATGTATCTCCTGAAATTAGAAATTTGATGGCTTCCGGGAAAAAGAAACTCAAGAAAAACTCGGAAGGTGTACCCCGGGTGACCTTTGCAGGCGCATTTGAAG GGATCCCGAGGACATCAAGCGAATTGCAATCTGCTGACAAGAAACGCTTCGTTCTCGAAGAAACTCTCGATGAGATCTCGAATACAGGTGTGAGAGGGAGACTGAAAAGATTAATAGAAGCAAAGAATGCAAAGGTGGAAGAGATGCAATTTGAAGTGAGTTCACTTCAGATGCAGTTAGCTTCAATGCCATAG
- the LOC125208675 gene encoding uncharacterized protein LOC125208675 isoform X2 encodes MFVASLPSDSAMNDQQSDMRSDSSVVVQPVAGAAWRGRFSIPCLNLDIHVAAHVSSKACLKVSEVASTMPKSLCLEMVPRIDTWPASFKGSPPTEHSIALFFFSKGRDEEVLDNLVTHAICTDFALKSMIGEAELLIFTSVQLPQNRHRLQEKPYFWGVFRGQQGSVSPQSDYVHGQTLSPNSGYPKSFNLKGCPGTFPSKNSPLTQSSKADRRGRRLDDAWQHAKPLDLLRQKAECRYCGFVSSHGGISRLKAHLGGGSPGLRLPSCENVSLEVKKDMAEWFSEWVKNTKALWTKAIRESAGYVDKRGVVSCYASQGRAKPIDVPFQLTDCKYPGDESLPGGILHHKVHLGGGSKMQQEDWYKLSPEIKGSMSDWVKDLAASRTKKSKAAGEQPERRGRPLDDAWGHAKPLDDARQKTRCNHCGFVSTYGGISRLKAHLGGGSPQMQLQSCPQVPLEVKRVMEQWFSEWSKNSAAAWTRNSNATPGRPSKRSKLDDAWEHAMQLDETGEALRCKHCGFVSKCGGIARLRAHLSGGDRTMQVECCPNVSPEIRNLMASGKKKLKKNSEGVPRVTFAGAFEGIPRTSSELQSADKKRFVLEETLDEISNTGVRGRLKRLIEAKNAKVEEMQFEVSSLQMQLASMP; translated from the exons ATGTTCGTAGCTTCTCTCCCATCG GATTCAGCAATGAATGACCAGCAAAGTGACATGCGATCTGATTCCAGTGTAGTTGTACAACCAGTTGCTGGTGCAGCGTGGAG AGGGAGGTTTAGTATCCCCTGTCTAAATTTAGACATCCATGTAGCTGCTCATGTCTCCAGTAAAGCATGCTTGAAAGTATCGGAGGTAGCCAGTACAATGCCCAAGTCATTATGCTTGGAAATGGTTCCACGTATTGATACATGGCCAGCATCCTTTAAAGGTTCACCACCTACTGAACACAGTATCGcgctctttttcttttctaaggGAAG AGATGAAGAAGTTCTTGATAACCTGGTGACTCATGCAATCTGCACGGACTTTGCTCTCAAATCAATGATAGGAGAAGCAGAGTTGCTAATATTTACTTCAGTTCAACTGCCACAGAACCGTCACA GATTGCAGGAGAAACCTTATTTCTGGGGAGTTTTCAGGGGACAGCAAGGTTCTGTTTCTCCTCAATCTGATTATGTGCATGGTCAAACGTTATCTCCAAACTCAGGCTACCCCAAGAGCTTTAACTTGAAGGGTTGTCCCGGAACCTTTCCAAGCAAGAACAGTCCTT TAACACAATCATCTAAAGCTGATAGAAGAGGAAGACGTTTAGATGATGCTTGGCAACATGCCAAGCCATTGGACTTACTAAGACAAAAGGCAGAGTGCCGGTATTGTGGTTTTGTTTCTTCACATGGGGGCATTTCACGCCTTAAGGCACATTTAGGGGGAGGCAGCCCTGGACTCCGCCTACCAAGCTGCGAGAATGTGTCTCTTGAAGTGAAAAAGGACATGGCTGAGTGGTTTAGTGAATGggtaaaaaatacaaaagccCTTTGGACGAAAGCAATTAGAG AATCTGCAGGATATGTTGATAAAAGGGGAGTAGTGTCTTGCTATGCTTCTCAGGGACGTGCTAAGCCAATAGATGTACCGTTTCAGCTGACAGATTGCAAATATCCAGGCGATGAATCTTTGCCTGGAGGTATTTTACATCATAAGGTACATTTAGGTGGAGGATCAAAAATGCAGCAGGAGGATTGGTATAAGTTGTCACCTGAAATAAAAGGAAGCATGTCTGATTGGGTAAAAGATTTGGCAGCCTCTAGGACGAAAAAATCCAAag CAGCTGGTGAACAACCTGAGAGAAGGGGAAGACCGCTAGATGATGCTTGGGGCCATGCAAAGCCATTGGACGATGCTAGGCAAAAGACAAGGTGCAATCATTGTGGCTTTGTTTCGACTTATGGGGGCATTTCACGTTTAAAGGCCCATTTGGGTGGAGGATCTCCTCAAATGCAGCTGCAAAGTTGCCCTCAGGTTCCATTAGAAGTTAAGAGAGTTATGGAACAATGGTTCAGTGAGTGGTCAAAAAACTCAGCAGCTGCTTGGACACGGAACTCTAATG CAACTCCTGGCAGACCTTCCAAGAGGAGCAAGCTAGATGATGCATGGGAACATGCTATGCAGCTTGATGAAACAGGAGAGGCTTTAAGGTGCAAGCATTGTGGTTTTGTTTCTAAATGTGGAGGAATTGCTCGGTTGAGGGCTCATCTGAGTGGAGGTGATCGCACAATGCAGGTGGAATGTTGCCCTAATGTATCTCCTGAAATTAGAAATTTGATGGCTTCCGGGAAAAAGAAACTCAAGAAAAACTCGGAAGGTGTACCCCGGGTGACCTTTGCAGGCGCATTTGAAG GGATCCCGAGGACATCAAGCGAATTGCAATCTGCTGACAAGAAACGCTTCGTTCTCGAAGAAACTCTCGATGAGATCTCGAATACAGGTGTGAGAGGGAGACTGAAAAGATTAATAGAAGCAAAGAATGCAAAGGTGGAAGAGATGCAATTTGAAGTGAGTTCACTTCAGATGCAGTTAGCTTCAATGCCATAG
- the LOC125208675 gene encoding uncharacterized protein LOC125208675 isoform X4 has translation MFVASLPSDSAMNDQQSDMRSDSSVVVQPVAGAAWRGRFSIPCLNLDIHVAAHVSSKACLKVSEVASTMPKSLCLEMVPRIDTWPASFKGSPPTEHSIALFFFSKGRDEEVLDNLVTHAICTDFALKSMIGEAELLIFTSVQLPQNRHRLQEKPYFWGVFRGQQGSVSPQSDYVHGQTLSPNSGYPKSFNLKGCPGTFPSKNSPSESAGYVDKRGVVSCYASQGRAKPIDVPFQLTDCKYPGDESLPGGILHHKVHLGGGSKMQQEDWYKLSPEIKGSMSDWVKDLAASRTKKSKAAGEQPERRGRPLDDAWGHAKPLDDARQKTRCNHCGFVSTYGGISRLKAHLGGGSPQMQLQSCPQVPLEVKRVMEQWFSEWSKNSAAAWTRNSNATPGRPSKRSKLDDAWEHAMQLDETGEALRCKHCGFVSKCGGIARLRAHLSGGDRTMQVECCPNVSPEIRNLMASGKKKLKKNSEGVPRVTFAGAFEGIPRTSSELQSADKKRFVLEETLDEISNTGVRGRLKRLIEAKNAKVEEMQFEVSSLQMQLASMP, from the exons ATGTTCGTAGCTTCTCTCCCATCG GATTCAGCAATGAATGACCAGCAAAGTGACATGCGATCTGATTCCAGTGTAGTTGTACAACCAGTTGCTGGTGCAGCGTGGAG AGGGAGGTTTAGTATCCCCTGTCTAAATTTAGACATCCATGTAGCTGCTCATGTCTCCAGTAAAGCATGCTTGAAAGTATCGGAGGTAGCCAGTACAATGCCCAAGTCATTATGCTTGGAAATGGTTCCACGTATTGATACATGGCCAGCATCCTTTAAAGGTTCACCACCTACTGAACACAGTATCGcgctctttttcttttctaaggGAAG AGATGAAGAAGTTCTTGATAACCTGGTGACTCATGCAATCTGCACGGACTTTGCTCTCAAATCAATGATAGGAGAAGCAGAGTTGCTAATATTTACTTCAGTTCAACTGCCACAGAACCGTCACA GATTGCAGGAGAAACCTTATTTCTGGGGAGTTTTCAGGGGACAGCAAGGTTCTGTTTCTCCTCAATCTGATTATGTGCATGGTCAAACGTTATCTCCAAACTCAGGCTACCCCAAGAGCTTTAACTTGAAGGGTTGTCCCGGAACCTTTCCAAGCAAGAACAGTCCTT CAGAATCTGCAGGATATGTTGATAAAAGGGGAGTAGTGTCTTGCTATGCTTCTCAGGGACGTGCTAAGCCAATAGATGTACCGTTTCAGCTGACAGATTGCAAATATCCAGGCGATGAATCTTTGCCTGGAGGTATTTTACATCATAAGGTACATTTAGGTGGAGGATCAAAAATGCAGCAGGAGGATTGGTATAAGTTGTCACCTGAAATAAAAGGAAGCATGTCTGATTGGGTAAAAGATTTGGCAGCCTCTAGGACGAAAAAATCCAAag CAGCTGGTGAACAACCTGAGAGAAGGGGAAGACCGCTAGATGATGCTTGGGGCCATGCAAAGCCATTGGACGATGCTAGGCAAAAGACAAGGTGCAATCATTGTGGCTTTGTTTCGACTTATGGGGGCATTTCACGTTTAAAGGCCCATTTGGGTGGAGGATCTCCTCAAATGCAGCTGCAAAGTTGCCCTCAGGTTCCATTAGAAGTTAAGAGAGTTATGGAACAATGGTTCAGTGAGTGGTCAAAAAACTCAGCAGCTGCTTGGACACGGAACTCTAATG CAACTCCTGGCAGACCTTCCAAGAGGAGCAAGCTAGATGATGCATGGGAACATGCTATGCAGCTTGATGAAACAGGAGAGGCTTTAAGGTGCAAGCATTGTGGTTTTGTTTCTAAATGTGGAGGAATTGCTCGGTTGAGGGCTCATCTGAGTGGAGGTGATCGCACAATGCAGGTGGAATGTTGCCCTAATGTATCTCCTGAAATTAGAAATTTGATGGCTTCCGGGAAAAAGAAACTCAAGAAAAACTCGGAAGGTGTACCCCGGGTGACCTTTGCAGGCGCATTTGAAG GGATCCCGAGGACATCAAGCGAATTGCAATCTGCTGACAAGAAACGCTTCGTTCTCGAAGAAACTCTCGATGAGATCTCGAATACAGGTGTGAGAGGGAGACTGAAAAGATTAATAGAAGCAAAGAATGCAAAGGTGGAAGAGATGCAATTTGAAGTGAGTTCACTTCAGATGCAGTTAGCTTCAATGCCATAG